In the genome of Natronomonas salina, the window TGATCGTGATGGGGACGCACGGCCGCTCTGGAATCGAGCGATACCTCATCGGCAGCACAACCGAAGAAGTTGTCCGTCACGCCGACGTTCCGGTCTGCGGTGTCCCATTGACAGAGTTCTGATCTCCCGGGCGTCCCTGGGAACTACCCGCCTCCGCTATTGTTATGGTGCGCGGCCGGGGCTTGGGTCGCTGGGTGTGGACGGCTACACGAGCCGCTGAACTTCCTCGCGAACGACACAGTCACGGTTACTCGCCCAAGCGTTCAGCTGACATGGGGACCATCCATCCTACTACTGTGGGGGAGTTCCCACGTTCTGAGAATCCCTGACCTGCTTGAAGCATCGTGAGGCCGTTTCTACTAGTATGAACTTCGACGAGTTCACTGGAACAGTGCAACACCGCCTTGAGCTACCGGGTACGGGCGAGACAGTCCGAGTAATTCGCGCAACGCTGATGACGCTCGGAGAGCGGATTCCCGAAGGAAACGCCGAGGATCTCGCCGCCTCGCTCCCCATGGAGATCAAGTGGTATCTGACCGGTGCCGTCGACGAGCACGGCCAGCGGTTCAACTGGCAGGAGTTCGTCGCTCGCGTCGCAG includes:
- a CDS encoding DUF2267 domain-containing protein; protein product: MNFDEFTGTVQHRLELPGTGETVRVIRATLMTLGERIPEGNAEDLAASLPMEIKWYLTGAVDEHGQRFNWQEFVARVAERENADPVDAAYHARIVIDLVYEQAPGSDFQQLRDMLPEDGGDWGLLFEIVDAGGWSEKASRNED